In Nitrospirota bacterium, the following are encoded in one genomic region:
- a CDS encoding ATP-binding protein produces MASQAPKKGLRKKIVLAFLLVGFIPVLVGLLMTYWTGTLHLREAMGQNFQGLAVEAARKIDMVIEREIDGKRHLAARSEILADLSAANRAYARLSDSDAARVLAERRERWESGEHNSLRQQILLSPTSSVLRGYIRTMAVPYLAFFVTDEQGAVVASANGAPDYLNSDQSWWRETYNNGLGKSYIGDLFFSEADQTYAIIMAVPVIDEKSQKAIGVLAVVHDVRELLQAPIHAILFGKSGHAMLIDSDGRVLTCPFLPTGTLLKDQGLVSTLTSAVPNWVMADDDGHGGTGSIIGFAPVSATSVITSASTGKRWHSFIRQDPEELYEPIDSLLWSATSSGIVLICFVALMGLVLSKRLAKPIQLLQQGAEQIGKGNLDVTLAIRTNDEIEELAGAFNEMTGKLRESYSTLEQRVMERTSQLSALNMIAATTNRSLELEDTVDNALEKILEVMEFESGAVWLWNAEEDRLMLQASRGVPPEIIKRYKEVAAGELTIGEVAGSGRRMIIEGTSQGPPSEGLIAKEGCTAWVAIPLVSKGRVLGVFSGACQGPRQFSQQHLGLLESMCSQLSVSVENALLYSRTRAMVEQLREAERFKESFFSNISHELRTPLTSILGYSEALLAKMAGELTANQREAVTSIHNSGTLLLEIVSNLLDLTKIRAGKMELHFGEFSMRHLITTCLKAVDPLASQKRQVLTHTLGPEPLMVQADQIKVKQILLNLLSNAIKFTPQGGRIQIEARESIMGGRPAIEVSVIDQGIGIREEDAERIFEEFTQVDSSFTREFGGTGLGLPIVKRFVEMHGGSVAVTSRVGHGCRFTFVIPTRLDLEPAVSQPSENGAPRAEATRRL; encoded by the coding sequence ATGGCCTCCCAGGCGCCCAAGAAAGGCCTCAGGAAAAAGATCGTCCTCGCCTTTCTGTTGGTGGGCTTCATCCCGGTGCTCGTGGGTCTCCTGATGACGTACTGGACCGGGACCCTCCATCTTCGCGAGGCGATGGGCCAGAACTTCCAAGGACTGGCCGTCGAGGCGGCTCGCAAGATCGATATGGTCATTGAACGGGAGATCGACGGGAAGCGGCATCTCGCGGCGCGGAGCGAGATCTTGGCGGATCTCAGCGCCGCGAACAGGGCCTATGCGCGACTCTCCGATTCCGACGCGGCGCGCGTGTTGGCGGAGCGGCGCGAGCGCTGGGAGAGCGGAGAGCACAACTCGCTGCGACAACAGATCCTGCTGAGCCCCACGTCCAGCGTGTTGAGGGGGTACATCCGGACGATGGCAGTTCCGTATCTCGCGTTCTTCGTGACCGACGAGCAGGGGGCGGTCGTGGCCAGCGCCAATGGCGCGCCGGACTATTTGAACAGCGACCAATCGTGGTGGCGGGAGACCTACAACAATGGCCTGGGCAAGAGCTACATCGGCGACCTGTTTTTCAGCGAGGCGGACCAAACCTACGCGATCATCATGGCAGTCCCGGTAATCGATGAGAAGAGCCAAAAGGCGATCGGCGTGTTGGCGGTGGTTCACGATGTGCGAGAACTACTCCAGGCCCCCATCCACGCCATCCTGTTCGGCAAGTCGGGTCACGCGATGCTGATCGACTCGGACGGACGGGTCCTGACCTGCCCGTTCCTGCCGACCGGCACCCTGCTCAAGGATCAGGGGTTGGTCTCCACCCTGACATCAGCCGTGCCCAACTGGGTCATGGCGGACGACGATGGGCACGGCGGAACCGGCTCCATCATCGGGTTCGCGCCGGTGTCGGCAACCTCGGTCATCACCAGCGCTTCGACCGGGAAGCGGTGGCACAGTTTCATCCGACAAGATCCGGAGGAGCTGTACGAGCCGATCGACTCGCTGCTGTGGTCCGCGACGTCATCCGGCATCGTGCTAATCTGTTTTGTGGCGTTGATGGGACTCGTCTTGTCGAAACGCCTGGCCAAGCCGATCCAACTCCTTCAACAAGGGGCCGAGCAAATCGGCAAGGGAAACCTCGACGTCACGCTCGCGATCCGGACCAACGACGAGATTGAGGAGCTGGCCGGAGCCTTCAACGAGATGACCGGTAAGCTGCGAGAATCCTATTCCACGCTTGAGCAACGTGTGATGGAGCGCACCAGCCAGTTGTCCGCGTTGAACATGATCGCCGCCACGACCAACCGCTCGCTGGAGCTGGAAGACACGGTGGACAACGCCCTCGAAAAGATCCTGGAAGTGATGGAGTTCGAGAGCGGGGCCGTTTGGCTTTGGAACGCCGAGGAAGACCGCCTGATGCTCCAGGCGTCGCGCGGCGTTCCCCCGGAGATCATCAAGCGCTACAAGGAAGTAGCGGCCGGGGAGCTGACCATCGGCGAGGTCGCCGGGTCGGGCCGACGGATGATCATCGAGGGCACGAGCCAAGGCCCTCCCAGCGAGGGGCTCATCGCGAAGGAAGGATGCACCGCCTGGGTAGCCATCCCCTTGGTCTCCAAGGGACGGGTGTTGGGCGTGTTCAGCGGAGCCTGCCAGGGACCGCGGCAGTTCAGCCAGCAGCACCTCGGTCTGTTGGAGTCCATGTGTTCCCAACTGAGCGTCTCCGTCGAAAATGCTCTCCTGTACAGCCGGACCCGCGCGATGGTCGAGCAACTCCGGGAAGCCGAGCGATTCAAGGAGTCGTTCTTCTCCAACATCAGCCACGAACTCCGAACGCCGTTGACCTCGATCCTCGGGTACTCCGAAGCCTTGTTGGCGAAGATGGCCGGGGAACTGACCGCCAACCAGCGCGAGGCCGTCACCAGCATTCACAACAGCGGCACGCTGTTGCTCGAGATCGTCAGCAACCTCCTCGATCTCACCAAAATCCGGGCCGGCAAGATGGAGTTGCACTTCGGCGAGTTCTCGATGAGGCATCTCATCACGACCTGTCTCAAAGCCGTGGACCCGCTCGCGTCACAAAAACGCCAGGTCCTGACCCACACCCTGGGGCCCGAGCCGCTCATGGTTCAGGCCGATCAGATCAAGGTGAAACAGATACTGCTGAACCTTCTGAGCAACGCCATCAAGTTTACGCCGCAGGGCGGACGCATCCAGATCGAAGCCCGCGAGTCGATCATGGGCGGCCGCCCTGCAATCGAGGTCTCGGTGATTGATCAGGGGATCGGGATCAGGGAGGAGGATGCCGAGCGAATCTTCGAGGAGTTCACCCAGGTGGATTCGTCATTCACCCGCGAATTCGGAGGCACCGGGCTGGGGTTGCCGATCGTCAAGCGGTTTGTGGAGATGCACGGCGGATCGGTCGCCGTCACCAGCCGGGTTGGACACGGTTGCCGGTTCACGTTCGTCATTCCCACGCGGCTCGACCTTGAACCCGCGGTTTCGCAGCCGTCGGAGAACGGGGCACCGCGGGCCGAAGCAACACGCCGCCTGTGA
- a CDS encoding response regulator transcription factor, which produces MTTKGSANPILIVDDDPQISSLIASALRNEGFATLTGADGEEALALAAKHEPALIILDLMLPKIDGIEVCRDIRRRSDTPILILTVKADEFDKILGLAIGADDYLTKPFSPRELIARVKAILRRSLHRPNTATKRLRHVDLDVDFEKRKVMVGGQEVALTVYEYKILEALAHAPGIALSREQLIQRIYAYEDVSVVDRVIDVHIGNLRAKIEEDPSHPRYIITVRGVGYKFTEVDSE; this is translated from the coding sequence TTGACGACCAAAGGATCGGCGAACCCCATTCTGATCGTCGACGATGATCCGCAGATCTCGTCGTTGATCGCCAGCGCCCTCCGCAACGAAGGTTTTGCCACCCTGACCGGCGCCGACGGCGAAGAGGCGCTGGCCCTGGCTGCCAAACACGAGCCGGCCCTCATCATTCTGGACCTGATGCTGCCCAAGATCGACGGCATCGAAGTGTGCCGCGACATCCGGCGGCGATCCGATACCCCGATCCTCATTCTCACGGTCAAAGCCGACGAATTCGACAAGATCCTGGGCCTTGCCATCGGCGCCGACGATTATCTGACCAAACCCTTCAGTCCGCGAGAACTCATCGCCCGCGTGAAAGCCATCTTGCGGCGCAGCTTGCACCGGCCCAATACCGCGACCAAACGCCTTCGACATGTTGATTTGGACGTGGACTTCGAGAAACGCAAGGTCATGGTCGGGGGCCAGGAAGTGGCGCTGACCGTCTACGAGTACAAGATTCTCGAGGCGCTGGCGCATGCGCCGGGCATTGCCTTGTCCCGCGAGCAATTGATCCAACGGATCTACGCCTACGAAGACGTGAGCGTGGTGGACCGAGTGATCGACGTGCACATCGGCAATCTGCGGGCCAAGATCGAAGAAGACCCGTCCCACCCGCGATACATCATCACAGTCCGGGGTGTCGGGTACAAGTTCACCGAGGTCGACTCGGAATAG
- a CDS encoding DUF481 domain-containing protein, with the protein MSELGAGETSLGVIAVGIILLIPGSARALSSLVDLPTDTFAQLASEPPNAEPSSSPPGQSGLTVPWRPPDPEADRFDWIQLKSGEWLKGSLKSMQDYSLEFDSEELDWQEFDWEDVYQVRSPHLHQVLFDKRPGEGTPFGDFVLLPHFNEIFAFSDERVSIEGSLQVSRDKVTVQGRDGPVVFDRARLIAITPAGSHEIDYWSGKVSIGLTTLTGNTDSKGLNITTDLTRRTPATRLSLDYLGAMEELEGVESANNHRVTAVFDYWLSRRLYVRAPVLEYFSDPFSNVAYRVTGVVGLGYDIVHRQNLEWDVFMGPGYQRTRFETVETGENESEDTMVFAIGTSAEADITKRTDLNLSYTGQFVSEEAGGALHHTVATLEIDLTKVFDVDLSVVWDHVSDPQAAADGTVPKRNDVRSSLSLGVEF; encoded by the coding sequence GTGAGCGAATTGGGGGCTGGAGAGACGAGCCTCGGCGTCATCGCGGTGGGGATCATCCTGCTGATTCCCGGGAGCGCCCGCGCCCTGTCGTCGCTTGTGGACCTCCCGACGGACACGTTCGCCCAGCTGGCTTCAGAACCGCCGAACGCCGAGCCATCATCCTCGCCACCCGGGCAGTCCGGACTGACAGTGCCCTGGCGACCTCCTGATCCGGAAGCGGATCGATTCGACTGGATTCAACTCAAGTCCGGTGAATGGCTCAAAGGGAGCCTCAAGTCGATGCAGGACTACAGCTTGGAGTTCGACAGCGAGGAGCTCGACTGGCAGGAGTTCGACTGGGAAGACGTCTATCAGGTTCGGTCGCCGCACCTCCATCAGGTCTTGTTCGATAAGCGACCAGGGGAGGGGACGCCTTTTGGAGACTTCGTACTCCTGCCCCACTTCAACGAGATTTTCGCGTTTTCGGATGAGCGGGTGAGTATCGAGGGCAGCTTGCAGGTGTCAAGGGACAAGGTCACCGTGCAGGGCAGGGACGGTCCGGTCGTGTTCGACCGAGCCCGACTCATTGCCATCACGCCCGCGGGCTCGCACGAGATCGACTACTGGTCGGGCAAGGTCAGCATTGGCCTGACGACATTGACCGGCAATACCGACAGCAAGGGCCTGAATATCACAACCGACCTGACCCGGCGCACTCCCGCCACCAGATTGTCCCTGGATTACCTGGGGGCTATGGAAGAACTCGAAGGCGTGGAGTCGGCCAACAACCATCGTGTGACGGCGGTATTCGACTATTGGCTGTCCCGCCGCCTCTACGTCCGAGCCCCGGTGTTGGAATACTTTAGCGATCCGTTCAGCAATGTGGCCTACCGAGTCACCGGCGTTGTCGGGCTGGGCTACGATATCGTTCACCGGCAGAATCTGGAGTGGGACGTCTTCATGGGCCCGGGCTATCAGCGGACCCGGTTCGAAACGGTCGAGACGGGGGAGAACGAATCCGAGGACACGATGGTCTTCGCGATTGGTACCAGCGCCGAGGCGGACATTACCAAACGTACCGACTTGAACCTTTCGTACACCGGCCAATTTGTCAGCGAAGAAGCCGGAGGCGCATTGCATCATACGGTCGCCACGCTGGAGATCGACCTCACCAAGGTGTTCGACGTGGACCTGTCAGTGGTCTGGGATCACGTGTCGGATCCCCAAGCAGCGGCGGACGGGACCGTGCCCAAAAGGAACGACGTGCGTTCGAGCCTGTCGTTGGGCGTGGAATTCTGA